In Longimicrobium terrae, the following proteins share a genomic window:
- a CDS encoding prepilin peptidase — MALLLAYAAVIGACVGSFLNVCVYRWPAELSVIRPPSRCGSCGTPIRWFDNVPILGWMILRGRCRACGAGVSIQYPLVEAGTAAIWVISVLRYGVEWQALVVALFFTILLGIALSDAKTYIIPDEFTWGGAAIGFALSFAPGGVTWMQSLIGGALGFGLLWLIAVVGEWAFKKPAMGGGDIKMMLMVGAFLGPWGVLLTLFLGALFGTLIFAPISMKTGKLVPFGIFLALGAAITEPLGQALIDWYVRNFLVV; from the coding sequence ATGGCACTGCTTCTGGCCTACGCCGCCGTGATCGGCGCGTGCGTGGGTTCGTTTCTGAACGTGTGCGTGTACCGGTGGCCGGCGGAGCTGTCCGTCATCCGCCCTCCCTCCCGCTGCGGATCGTGCGGCACGCCCATCCGCTGGTTCGACAACGTGCCCATCCTGGGGTGGATGATCCTGCGCGGCCGCTGCCGGGCGTGCGGGGCCGGGGTCAGCATCCAGTATCCGCTGGTGGAGGCGGGGACGGCGGCCATCTGGGTGATTTCGGTGCTGCGGTACGGGGTGGAGTGGCAGGCGCTGGTGGTGGCGCTGTTCTTTACCATCCTGCTGGGGATCGCGCTGTCGGACGCCAAGACGTACATCATCCCCGACGAATTCACGTGGGGCGGCGCGGCCATCGGCTTCGCGCTGTCGTTCGCGCCGGGGGGCGTCACCTGGATGCAGTCGTTGATCGGCGGGGCGCTGGGTTTCGGGCTGCTGTGGCTGATCGCGGTGGTGGGCGAGTGGGCGTTCAAGAAGCCCGCGATGGGCGGCGGCGACATCAAGATGATGCTGATGGTGGGCGCGTTCCTGGGGCCGTGGGGCGTGCTGCTGACGCTGTTCCTGGGCGCGCTGTTCGGCACGCTGATCTTTGCTCCCATCAGCATGAAGACGGGAAAGCTGGTGCCCTTCGGCATCTTCCTGGCGCTGGGCGCGGCGATCACGGAGCCGTTAGGGCAGGCGCTGATCGACTGGTACGTCCGTAACTTCCTCGTGGTCTGA
- a CDS encoding TrmH family RNA methyltransferase has product MGVLTRREERLLRLLRQRKHRETEGLFVAEGIRAVEDLLASELSIDFVAAASSAGDTPRGRSLIHALLDQNVTLREVSEVELRTLADTESPQGILAVGSVPEGGLDRIRVEREPAVVLVVDAVQDPGNLGTLARTAEALGAAGLVCLPGTVDAWNPKTVRAAMGATFRLPVVESGWNELAPWLRENGFQVLASGTGGEAVGEPAPARTALVVGNEGAGVGDETRARAHRVVGIPLRGRAESLNVAAAGAILMHQLLR; this is encoded by the coding sequence GTGGGCGTGCTGACCCGGCGCGAAGAGCGGCTTCTGCGCCTTCTTCGCCAGCGCAAGCACAGGGAAACCGAGGGCCTTTTCGTGGCGGAGGGCATCCGCGCGGTAGAGGACCTGCTGGCTTCGGAGCTGTCCATCGACTTCGTGGCCGCGGCGTCCTCCGCGGGTGACACTCCGCGCGGGCGCAGTCTCATTCACGCGCTGCTGGACCAGAACGTCACATTGCGCGAGGTGAGCGAGGTGGAGCTGCGCACGCTGGCCGATACGGAGTCGCCGCAGGGAATTCTGGCCGTGGGATCGGTGCCGGAGGGCGGGCTGGACCGCATTCGCGTAGAGCGCGAGCCGGCGGTGGTGCTGGTGGTGGACGCCGTGCAGGACCCGGGCAACCTGGGCACCCTGGCGCGCACCGCCGAGGCGCTGGGCGCGGCGGGGCTGGTGTGCCTCCCCGGCACGGTGGACGCGTGGAACCCCAAGACGGTCCGGGCCGCCATGGGCGCCACCTTTCGCCTTCCCGTGGTGGAGTCGGGGTGGAACGAGCTTGCGCCCTGGCTGCGGGAGAACGGCTTTCAGGTGCTGGCCTCGGGCACGGGGGGCGAGGCGGTGGGAGAGCCGGCGCCGGCGCGCACGGCGCTGGTGGTGGGGAACGAGGGGGCGGGAGTCGGCGACGAGACGCGGGCGCGGGCCCACCGCGTGGTCGGCATTCCGCTGCGGGGGCGGGCCGAGTCGCTCAACGTTGCGGCGGCGGGCGCCATTCTGATGCACCAACTGCTGCGCTGA
- a CDS encoding M48 family metallopeptidase, with amino-acid sequence MSLALTRRVRQTAMVVCLCGAGGAAAACAPAVTTQQEVQLGADYSRQINQQLPLINDQATLQYVNNLGRRIAAVADPRGIPYNFYVVNSDVVNAFAIPGGHIYVNRGLIERSTNEAQLAGVLSHEIGHVVQRHSITQMQRAQNANTAIGVVYGVLLGRNPGGLEQAAVQVGGNAIFAGYTRDAEREADAVGVGYMVRAGYNPQGIVQLFQTLQSMQQRQPSSVEQWFATHPSEQERVANTQALIARTAGATASNLILDRQSFQTFRSRVQSLRPAPSDRR; translated from the coding sequence ATGTCACTTGCACTTACGCGAAGAGTTCGCCAGACGGCCATGGTGGTCTGCCTTTGTGGGGCGGGCGGCGCGGCCGCGGCGTGCGCCCCCGCGGTGACGACCCAGCAGGAGGTGCAGCTGGGCGCGGACTATTCCCGTCAGATCAACCAGCAGCTTCCGCTCATCAACGACCAGGCGACGCTGCAGTACGTCAACAACCTGGGCCGGCGCATCGCCGCCGTCGCCGACCCGCGCGGAATCCCGTACAACTTCTACGTCGTCAACTCGGACGTTGTCAACGCCTTTGCCATTCCGGGCGGACACATCTACGTGAACCGCGGCCTGATCGAGCGGTCCACCAACGAGGCGCAGCTGGCCGGCGTGCTTTCGCACGAGATCGGCCATGTGGTGCAGCGGCACAGCATTACGCAGATGCAGCGCGCGCAGAACGCCAACACCGCCATCGGCGTCGTCTACGGCGTGCTGCTGGGGCGCAACCCCGGCGGGCTGGAGCAGGCGGCGGTGCAGGTGGGCGGCAACGCAATCTTCGCCGGCTACACGCGTGACGCGGAGCGCGAGGCGGACGCGGTGGGCGTGGGCTACATGGTGCGCGCCGGCTACAATCCGCAGGGCATCGTTCAGCTGTTCCAGACGCTTCAGTCCATGCAGCAGCGCCAGCCCAGCTCGGTGGAGCAGTGGTTTGCCACCCACCCGTCGGAGCAGGAGCGCGTGGCCAACACGCAGGCGCTCATCGCCCGCACGGCGGGCGCCACGGCCAGCAACCTGATCCTGGACCGCCAGTCGTTCCAGACCTTCCGCTCGCGCGTGCAGTCGCTGCGTCCGGCTCCTTCGGACCGCCGGTGA
- a CDS encoding M48 family metallopeptidase, producing MRLPRIGTGLLACAGLLALGGCVSEQKEQDIGDQVAAQINAQVPLVRDVPLTLYVNDLGRLIASKSARPDLNYHFYIVDTPGLNAFALPGGHIYVNRGLIERTRNVSELAGVLAHEIGHVAARHGAQNLQRQMRSQGMASTMYHLILGREPLLDQDALALGGAMWNAQHSRADEAEADQLAVQYLVASGVDPRGMLSLFSTLMEEERHDPQALRAEQSWFSTHPATAARMNATRAQIRSVMAAPHGALASNNPSYGAFLRRLDRLPTPLLLPLPPGHPGLPGGPGPVMVPPGPAGPVRGGP from the coding sequence ATGCGCCTTCCGCGGATCGGAACCGGGCTGCTGGCGTGCGCCGGCCTGCTTGCGCTGGGCGGGTGCGTGAGCGAGCAGAAGGAGCAGGACATCGGCGACCAGGTGGCGGCGCAGATCAACGCGCAGGTGCCGCTGGTGCGCGACGTGCCGCTCACGCTGTACGTGAACGACCTGGGACGGCTGATCGCCAGCAAGAGCGCGCGGCCGGACCTGAACTATCACTTCTACATCGTCGACACGCCGGGGCTGAACGCGTTCGCGCTCCCCGGCGGGCACATCTACGTCAACCGCGGCCTCATCGAGCGCACCCGCAACGTCAGCGAACTGGCGGGGGTGCTGGCGCACGAGATCGGGCACGTGGCGGCGCGGCACGGCGCGCAGAACCTGCAGCGGCAGATGCGCTCGCAGGGAATGGCCAGCACCATGTACCACCTGATTCTGGGGCGCGAGCCGCTGCTTGACCAGGACGCGCTGGCGCTGGGCGGGGCCATGTGGAACGCGCAGCACTCGCGCGCCGACGAGGCCGAGGCCGACCAGCTGGCGGTGCAGTACCTGGTGGCGTCGGGCGTGGACCCGCGCGGCATGCTGAGTCTGTTCAGCACGCTGATGGAAGAGGAGCGGCACGATCCGCAGGCGCTGCGGGCGGAGCAGTCGTGGTTCAGCACGCACCCCGCCACGGCCGCGCGCATGAACGCCACGCGGGCCCAGATCCGCAGCGTGATGGCGGCGCCGCACGGCGCGCTGGCCAGCAACAACCCGTCGTACGGCGCGTTTCTGCGGCGGCTGGACCGGCTGCCCACGCCGCTGCTGCTTCCGCTGCCGCCCGGACACCCCGGGCTGCCCGGCGGACCCGGGCCGGTGATGGTGCCGCCCGGACCCGCGGGGCCTGTGCGCGGTGGGCCCTGA